The following are encoded in a window of Artemia franciscana chromosome 5, ASM3288406v1, whole genome shotgun sequence genomic DNA:
- the LOC136027579 gene encoding histone H2B has protein sequence MAPKTSGKAAKKAGKAQKNISKTDKKRKRKRKESYAIYIYKVLKQVHPDTGVSSKAMSIMNSFVNDIFERIAAEASRLAHYNKRSTITSREVQTAVRLLLPGELAKHAVSEGTKAVTKYTSSK, from the coding sequence ATGGCTCCAAAAACTTCAGGAAAAGCAGCAAAGAAAGCTGGTAAGGCGCAGAAAAATATCAGTAAAACTGATAAGAAAAGGAAACGAAAGAGGAAGGAAAGCTACGCCATTTACATTTACAAAGTTCTCAAGCAAGTGCATCCCGACACTGGTGTTTCTAGCAAGGCAATGAGCATCATGAATAGCTTTGTCAATGACATCTTTGAAAGGATTGCTGCAGAAGCCTCTCGTCTAGCTCACTACAACAAGAGGTCCACCATCACTAGCAGAGAGGTTCAAACTGCTGTGAGGCTGCTCCTACCCGGAGAACTTGCCAAGCACGCTGTTAGTGAAGGCACTAAAGCTGTAACAAAATACACAAGCTCCAAATAA
- the LOC136027582 gene encoding histone H4 has translation MTGRGKGGKGLGKGGAKRHRKVLRDNIQGITKPAIRRLARRGGVKRISGLIYEETRGVLKVFLENVIRDAVTYTEHAKRKTVTAMDVVYALKRQGRTLYGFGG, from the coding sequence ATGACAGGAAGAGGAAAAGGAGGAAAGGGGCTTGGAAAAGGAGGCGCAAAACGTCATCGCAAAGTTCTTCGTGACAATATCCAGGGTATCACAAAGCCAGCTATCAGAAGACTGGCTCGCCGCGGTggtgtaaaacgtatatctggcctaatttacgaggaaaccagaggtgttcTTAAAGTTTTCCTCGAAAATGTTATTCGTGATGCTGTCACCTACACAGAACATGCCAAGAGAAAGACAGTAACTGCAATGGATGTAGTCTACGCTCTGAAGCGTCAAGGTCGTACATTGTATGGCTTTGGTGGTTAA